One stretch of Bremerella cremea DNA includes these proteins:
- a CDS encoding cytochrome c oxidase subunit 3 family protein: MSAAVETHDNAQHAEGDHHGHSPFQAHHFETMQQQFDSGKLGIWLFLITEILFFSGLFCAYIIYRVNHPEVFLYAHKELNTMLGAVNTVVLIVSSLSMAWAVRAAQLSQKKLLVGLLITTLALAGVFLVIKYFEYTHKFDKGLFTGEANIIYQVQHPTQFPKVAEEIAEAEKEQHANATAHEHGEGEAHGTDDHAAEHASAEHGDVHGHGGPEEFVNAPRNAQIFFGIYYMMTGLHGVHIVAGMIAIGWLIRRSIRGDFDSEYFGPVDYVGLYWHLVDLIWIYLFPLLYLIRS, translated from the coding sequence ATGAGCGCCGCCGTCGAAACCCACGATAACGCCCAGCATGCAGAGGGGGACCATCACGGTCACTCTCCGTTCCAGGCTCACCACTTCGAGACGATGCAACAGCAGTTCGACTCGGGCAAGCTGGGAATTTGGCTCTTTCTCATCACGGAAATCCTGTTCTTCAGCGGGCTGTTCTGTGCGTACATCATTTACCGGGTCAACCATCCGGAAGTGTTCCTGTACGCTCACAAAGAGCTCAACACCATGCTGGGGGCGGTCAATACCGTGGTGCTGATTGTCAGTAGCTTGTCCATGGCCTGGGCTGTTCGTGCCGCTCAGTTAAGCCAAAAGAAGCTGCTTGTCGGTTTGCTAATCACAACGCTTGCTTTAGCTGGCGTGTTCCTTGTGATTAAGTACTTCGAGTACACCCACAAATTTGACAAGGGGCTCTTTACTGGTGAAGCGAACATCATTTACCAGGTGCAACACCCAACCCAGTTTCCGAAGGTAGCCGAAGAGATTGCGGAAGCGGAAAAGGAACAGCATGCCAACGCTACCGCTCATGAGCATGGCGAAGGGGAAGCTCATGGTACTGATGACCATGCCGCAGAACACGCTTCAGCCGAGCATGGCGATGTCCATGGGCACGGTGGGCCAGAAGAATTTGTCAATGCACCACGCAACGCTCAGATCTTCTTTGGTATCTACTACATGATGACGGGCTTACACGGTGTTCACATCGTGGCCGGGATGATCGCGATTGGCTGGCTGATTCGTCGCTCAATTCGAGGCGACTTCGACAGCGAGTACTTTGGTCCGGTTGACTATGTCGGTTTGTACTGGCACTTGGTCGACTTGATCTGGATCTACCTGTTTCCGCTCTTGTACCTCATTCGTTCCTAA
- a CDS encoding SCO family protein — MRGAKLVRTIWAACVCLFCCTLANAQINETPKALEDLTVDEHLNDQLPLDTKFTDHTGNVVRLGDFFDGEKPVILSLNYSNCPMLCQQQLNGLVATLREMKPSVGEDFQIVSISIDPEETPQRARETRKRYYDDYDRSGTGSGWHFLVGSPKSILTMSQATGVKFRYVPEQKEYAHIAVLMLCTPEGRISRYIYGIQFDEPTLRLSLVEASQGKIGSTIDQVILTCFMYDETSGRYGPQAVKIMRLGAFATVFCLVIGLTPFWIFRRRRAASS; from the coding sequence ATGCGAGGCGCTAAACTAGTTCGAACGATTTGGGCAGCATGTGTGTGCTTGTTTTGTTGCACACTGGCGAACGCCCAGATCAACGAAACACCGAAGGCGCTTGAAGATCTGACTGTTGACGAACACCTCAACGACCAGTTGCCGCTCGATACGAAGTTTACGGACCACACTGGAAATGTTGTGCGATTGGGTGATTTCTTCGATGGAGAAAAGCCCGTTATTTTGTCGCTCAACTATTCCAATTGCCCCATGCTGTGCCAGCAGCAACTCAATGGGCTCGTGGCCACCCTTCGAGAGATGAAACCAAGTGTCGGGGAAGACTTTCAGATCGTATCGATCAGTATCGATCCGGAAGAAACTCCCCAGCGAGCCAGAGAAACTCGCAAGCGTTACTATGATGACTACGATCGTTCCGGAACCGGCAGTGGTTGGCATTTTCTTGTGGGTTCTCCCAAGTCAATCCTCACGATGAGCCAAGCGACCGGCGTCAAGTTTCGCTATGTACCTGAGCAAAAAGAATACGCTCACATTGCCGTGCTGATGTTATGCACGCCAGAAGGACGTATTTCCCGATACATTTATGGCATTCAATTCGACGAGCCAACGTTACGTTTGTCGCTTGTCGAGGCCAGCCAAGGCAAAATTGGCTCGACGATTGATCAGGTAATTTTGACATGCTTTATGTATGACGAAACCTCTGGTCGTTACGGGCCGCAAGCGGTGAAAATCATGCGACTGGGCGCCTTTGCAACGGTGTTTTGCCTTGTAATCGGACTTACTCCTTTTTGGATTTTCCGTCGTCGCCGGGCGGCAAGCTCCTAA
- a CDS encoding cytochrome C oxidase subunit IV family protein codes for MSDQSNSADNHDHGLSHVMSIPMLLGTFAALLVLTFFTVSVAEWELHGIDIWVALGIATVKALLVAAFFMHLYFDKFFNVLLLVFSLVFVALFIGFSLLDSEQYQPEIQKYYNATAKVE; via the coding sequence ATGTCTGACCAATCGAATTCTGCTGACAATCACGACCATGGCTTGTCCCACGTGATGTCCATTCCGATGTTACTGGGAACGTTCGCAGCGTTACTTGTGCTGACTTTCTTCACGGTCTCGGTGGCCGAGTGGGAATTGCATGGCATCGATATCTGGGTTGCCTTGGGGATCGCCACGGTCAAAGCCCTGTTAGTGGCTGCGTTCTTTATGCACCTTTACTTCGACAAGTTTTTCAACGTGTTGCTGTTGGTGTTTAGCTTGGTTTTTGTGGCCTTGTTCATTGGATTCTCGCTTTTAGATTCCGAACAATACCAACCTGAAATCCAAAAATACTACAACGCCACAGCTAAGGTTGAATAA
- a CDS encoding ATP-binding cassette domain-containing protein — MRGASRSYYITLRLTNMPLITLKNVRHSYHDRPLFTDVNLVLEPGQRVCLMGRNGAGKSTLLKILAGEVVPDDGEVATAVGLTRAQMAQTVPTDDRGTVFDVVADGVGKLAAVLREYHTLTHQLAENANDQIANRLDELQHEIDTNDGWNLQNQIEQTLTRTGLDGELVFQKLSAGMKRRVLLARALVNEPDLLLMDEPTNHLDIDSILWLEKLLLNTSSSIVFVTHDRAFARKLATRVIDVDRGRVTSWSCGYDDFLRRKAEALEAEEKQQALFDKKLAQEETWIRQGIKARRTRNEGRVRALKKLREEFSDRRKHVGSVKMEAHVADRSGQLVFKADNLSHRFGDLRIVDDFSTVIMRGDKVGIIGRNGIGKSTLLRILLGQLKPDHGQVKVGTNVQIAYFDQLQARLEPEQTLRENIGEGNEFIHVNGKSKHVVGYLQEFLFTPEQANRAIKYLSGGERNRLLLAQLFAKPSNVLVLDEPTNDLDADTMELLEDLVVNYPGTILVVSHDREFLNNVVTSTIVFEGDGNVSEYAGGYDDYLVQRNKESSSSLAPTKLEAKPVAAEKSAAPKKGNNEGARGRKLSYKEQRELDSLPQRIEELEAQQEKLQAKIADPGFYQQPQEEIKKVSQRLEEVGEELLLAMERWEELATIQESGG; from the coding sequence ATGCGAGGTGCCTCTCGATCGTATTATATCACCTTGCGTTTGACCAATATGCCGCTAATTACGCTGAAAAACGTTCGCCATTCCTATCACGACCGCCCTTTGTTTACGGACGTGAACCTTGTGCTAGAGCCTGGGCAACGTGTTTGCCTGATGGGAAGAAACGGGGCAGGCAAATCGACCTTGCTTAAGATTCTCGCTGGCGAAGTTGTGCCAGACGATGGCGAAGTTGCGACTGCAGTCGGGCTAACGCGCGCCCAAATGGCACAAACGGTCCCAACGGATGATCGGGGAACCGTTTTCGATGTGGTGGCCGATGGGGTAGGAAAACTGGCAGCCGTTTTGCGTGAATATCACACGCTGACCCACCAGCTAGCTGAAAATGCCAACGACCAGATTGCCAATCGATTGGATGAATTGCAACACGAAATCGATACCAACGACGGTTGGAATCTGCAGAACCAGATTGAACAAACATTAACTCGCACCGGTTTGGATGGAGAGTTGGTGTTTCAGAAGCTCTCTGCCGGAATGAAACGTCGCGTTCTTTTAGCACGAGCATTGGTAAACGAACCTGATCTGCTGCTCATGGACGAACCGACCAACCATTTAGATATCGATTCGATCTTGTGGTTAGAGAAACTGCTGCTGAATACATCGAGCTCCATCGTCTTTGTCACGCACGACCGGGCCTTTGCTCGCAAGTTAGCGACGCGGGTGATCGATGTGGACCGCGGTCGAGTGACAAGTTGGTCGTGTGGCTACGACGACTTCTTGCGGCGGAAAGCGGAAGCCTTAGAAGCGGAAGAGAAGCAGCAAGCGTTGTTCGACAAAAAGTTGGCCCAAGAGGAAACTTGGATTCGACAAGGGATCAAAGCCCGGCGAACTCGTAATGAAGGTCGCGTGCGCGCACTGAAAAAGCTACGTGAAGAATTCAGCGACCGGCGTAAGCACGTTGGCAGCGTGAAAATGGAAGCCCACGTCGCCGACCGCTCGGGGCAGTTGGTTTTCAAAGCCGATAATCTGTCGCACCGCTTCGGCGATTTGCGAATCGTGGACGACTTTTCGACCGTGATCATGCGTGGCGACAAAGTGGGGATCATTGGCCGAAATGGCATTGGTAAATCGACCTTACTGCGTATTCTGTTAGGACAGCTCAAGCCTGATCACGGCCAAGTGAAAGTGGGAACCAACGTTCAAATTGCCTACTTCGATCAGTTGCAAGCTCGACTCGAACCCGAGCAGACGCTGCGCGAAAACATTGGTGAGGGAAACGAGTTTATTCATGTCAACGGCAAGTCAAAGCACGTTGTCGGCTATCTGCAAGAGTTCCTTTTCACGCCGGAGCAGGCCAATCGGGCGATCAAGTATTTGAGCGGTGGCGAGCGAAATCGGCTTCTGTTGGCACAGTTATTTGCCAAACCATCCAACGTGCTCGTGCTCGACGAGCCGACCAATGACCTCGATGCCGACACCATGGAGCTTTTGGAAGATCTGGTCGTCAATTATCCAGGGACCATATTGGTGGTTAGCCACGATCGAGAGTTCCTGAACAATGTAGTGACCAGCACCATTGTGTTTGAAGGAGATGGCAATGTCAGCGAATATGCTGGTGGCTACGACGACTACCTGGTTCAACGTAACAAGGAAAGCTCGTCCTCACTGGCCCCGACCAAACTGGAAGCGAAGCCCGTCGCTGCTGAAAAATCGGCCGCTCCTAAAAAGGGGAACAACGAAGGAGCACGAGGCCGCAAGCTGAGTTACAAAGAGCAGCGAGAGCTCGATAGCCTGCCACAACGGATTGAAGAACTAGAAGCCCAACAAGAAAAGCTGCAAGCGAAGATCGCCGATCCAGGCTTCTATCAACAGCCCCAAGAGGAAATCAAAAAGGTTTCTCAGCGGCTGGAAGAAGTTGGCGAGGAGTTGCTGTTGGCAATGGAGCGTTGGGAAGAATTGGCAACCATCCAAGAATCGGGTGGCTAG
- the coxB gene encoding cytochrome c oxidase subunit II — MLSILADASSSLFFPPEQSTFAADVDGLFDFIYYLSAFFFIAIIAVMILFVLRYHRRKGHVEQPSASHNEVLEITWSVIPSILVGFIFFYGFTKYLDMREPPDNAYEIQVIAKQWSWQFIYPNGADSDELHIPVNQPVRFILQSSDVLHSFYIPAFRIKMDCVPQRYTNTWVIAKDITGEGKDNSEHKPYDLFCAEYCGKDHSRMLAKVYVHEQSDFDAWLEDAANYLEGKTPEEGGKLAFEKKGCTQCHSVTGDNSAKYAGPPLNGQWGTERSVIARGASSPENVVMDENYIRESVREPNAKVVVGRKPIMPVFTPQQLKDNEITAIIAYLKSLK, encoded by the coding sequence ATGCTTTCCATCTTGGCGGACGCCAGTTCGTCCCTGTTTTTTCCACCTGAACAATCGACGTTCGCCGCTGATGTTGATGGGTTGTTTGATTTTATCTACTACCTTTCAGCGTTCTTCTTCATCGCGATTATTGCCGTGATGATTCTCTTTGTGCTGCGATATCATCGCCGCAAAGGGCACGTCGAGCAGCCATCGGCATCGCATAACGAAGTCCTGGAAATCACCTGGAGTGTGATTCCATCGATTTTGGTCGGCTTTATCTTCTTCTACGGCTTCACAAAGTATCTCGATATGCGTGAGCCGCCAGATAATGCCTACGAGATTCAGGTGATTGCGAAACAGTGGAGCTGGCAGTTCATTTACCCCAACGGGGCCGACTCGGACGAACTACATATTCCAGTTAATCAGCCGGTTCGCTTCATCCTGCAATCGTCTGATGTGCTGCACAGCTTTTACATCCCTGCATTCCGCATCAAAATGGACTGCGTCCCCCAGCGTTACACCAATACCTGGGTCATCGCCAAAGATATCACCGGCGAGGGGAAGGATAACTCCGAACATAAGCCGTACGATCTGTTCTGTGCTGAATACTGCGGTAAAGACCACTCGCGGATGCTTGCCAAAGTCTACGTTCACGAACAAAGTGACTTCGACGCCTGGTTAGAAGATGCGGCGAATTACTTAGAGGGCAAGACCCCCGAAGAGGGTGGTAAACTGGCCTTCGAAAAGAAAGGCTGCACCCAGTGCCACTCCGTCACCGGAGACAACTCGGCCAAGTACGCTGGGCCTCCTTTGAACGGTCAATGGGGCACCGAACGAAGCGTGATTGCTCGCGGTGCTAGTTCCCCTGAGAACGTTGTCATGGATGAAAATTACATTCGTGAATCCGTTCGTGAACCGAACGCCAAAGTCGTAGTGGGACGTAAGCCGATCATGCCGGTGTTTACTCCCCAACAACTCAAAGACAATGAAATTACCGCGATCATTGCCTACCTCAAGTCGCTTAAGTAA
- a CDS encoding cytochrome c oxidase subunit I — MATITPDTQIDIGHNDDPNSNYLTSSHGFLSWAFTLDHKRIGVMYLVGIFSSFFLGGIMALLLRLHLFLPDGLFPPSIIDNDTYNQLFTLHGAIMTFLFIIPSIPAALGNFVLPLMVGAKDVAFPRMNLASFHLWVLGGIFFVIALVTTRLDTGWTFYTPYSIQTSTNVIAATIGAFILGFSSIFTGLNFIVTVNTMRPPGMSWFKMPLFMWAIYATAIIQILATPVLGITLLLLMAERILQIGIFNPALGGDPILFQHFFWFYSHPAVYIMILPAMGIISELMSVYSRKPIFGYTFIAYSSIAIALLGFLVWGHHMFVSGQSPMTAVIFSGLTFSVSIPSAIKVFNWLATMYKGNINLATPMCYALSFIFLFSIGGLTGLFLGALATDIHLHDTYFVVAHFHYVMMGGTVIAFVGGLYHWWPKMFGVMYNEMFGRLFCLVVFIGFNLTFFPQFIMGSRGMPRRYATYVPEYEIFHQLSTIGAIVLGLGMVGAVTVLIVSLFNGRKAPANPWGAATLEWTCTSPPPYYNFEHAPAVGSPYDFSDLKYDPQVGGFVKDPAAANKPKPSSHH; from the coding sequence ATGGCTACGATAACGCCAGACACACAAATCGACATCGGTCACAACGATGACCCTAACTCGAACTACCTGACCAGTTCGCACGGGTTCCTGTCGTGGGCCTTCACGTTAGATCACAAGCGGATCGGCGTGATGTATTTGGTCGGCATCTTCAGCTCGTTCTTTCTGGGCGGCATCATGGCCCTGCTGCTCCGATTGCACCTATTTCTGCCAGATGGTCTGTTCCCGCCGTCGATCATCGATAACGACACGTACAACCAGCTGTTTACGCTGCACGGCGCGATCATGACCTTCTTGTTCATCATCCCCAGCATCCCCGCTGCACTGGGCAATTTTGTGCTGCCGTTGATGGTGGGTGCCAAGGATGTCGCGTTCCCGCGGATGAACTTGGCCAGTTTCCATCTGTGGGTTCTCGGAGGCATCTTCTTCGTGATTGCCCTGGTGACAACCCGTTTGGACACCGGCTGGACGTTCTATACGCCGTACAGCATTCAAACGAGCACCAACGTGATCGCTGCCACCATTGGTGCGTTCATCCTTGGTTTCAGTTCGATTTTCACGGGCTTGAACTTTATCGTTACCGTGAACACCATGCGTCCGCCAGGCATGAGTTGGTTCAAGATGCCGTTGTTCATGTGGGCCATTTACGCCACGGCCATCATTCAGATTTTGGCTACGCCAGTTCTGGGTATTACGTTGCTGCTGTTGATGGCTGAACGCATTTTGCAGATTGGTATTTTCAATCCGGCTCTGGGTGGCGACCCGATTTTGTTCCAGCACTTTTTCTGGTTCTACTCGCACCCCGCTGTGTACATCATGATTTTGCCCGCGATGGGTATCATCAGCGAATTGATGTCGGTTTACAGCCGCAAGCCCATCTTTGGTTACACCTTTATCGCCTACAGCTCAATCGCGATCGCTTTGCTCGGCTTCTTGGTTTGGGGTCACCACATGTTTGTCAGTGGCCAAAGCCCGATGACCGCCGTGATCTTCAGCGGTTTGACCTTTAGCGTGTCAATTCCCTCTGCCATCAAGGTGTTTAACTGGCTGGCAACCATGTACAAGGGGAACATCAACTTGGCAACGCCGATGTGCTATGCCTTGTCGTTTATCTTCCTCTTCTCCATTGGTGGTTTGACCGGTTTGTTCCTGGGTGCTTTGGCAACCGACATTCACCTTCACGATACCTACTTTGTGGTGGCTCACTTTCACTATGTGATGATGGGCGGCACGGTGATCGCGTTTGTCGGTGGTCTGTACCACTGGTGGCCGAAGATGTTCGGCGTGATGTACAACGAGATGTTTGGTCGGTTGTTCTGCCTGGTAGTCTTCATTGGCTTCAACCTGACCTTCTTCCCACAGTTCATCATGGGTTCTCGCGGTATGCCACGGCGTTACGCGACCTATGTGCCGGAATACGAAATCTTCCATCAGTTGTCGACCATCGGTGCCATCGTGCTGGGGTTGGGCATGGTCGGAGCGGTTACCGTTCTGATTGTGTCGCTGTTCAACGGCCGCAAGGCTCCGGCAAACCCTTGGGGGGCCGCGACGCTGGAATGGACCTGCACGAGCCCACCGCCATACTACAACTTTGAACATGCCCCGGCAGTTGGTTCCCCCTACGATTTCAGCGACCTGAAGTACGATCCTCAGGTTGGTGGCTTCGTCAAAGACCCGGCAGCGGCGAATAAACCGAAGCCAAGTTCGCATCACTAA
- a CDS encoding protocatechuate 3,4-dioxygenase → MSCSSLFASRRQIIRGAAALGATALFTPGVFAEMLSLTPRLTEGPFYPDKLPLDKNNDLVIIGDNTTPAIGEITHLTGRILTPSGAAMKNVTIEIWQCDANAVYLHTRDSNGKKNQQDKNFQGYGRFETDSTGEYRFRTIKPVPYPGRPAGHIHFKVSQGDQELLTSQIFIRGFQGNATDGVFRRAGDQSDRELVQADFKPLKGSMVGELAANFDIVLGKTPADRQLQPRR, encoded by the coding sequence ATGTCTTGTTCCTCTCTCTTCGCATCCCGACGCCAGATTATTCGTGGTGCCGCCGCATTGGGTGCAACGGCCTTATTTACCCCTGGCGTCTTTGCAGAAATGCTTTCGCTAACGCCACGATTAACCGAAGGCCCTTTCTATCCCGATAAGTTGCCGTTGGACAAGAATAACGACCTGGTCATCATTGGCGACAATACCACTCCAGCGATCGGTGAAATTACTCACCTTACTGGACGAATTTTGACGCCTAGTGGTGCGGCCATGAAGAACGTCACGATTGAAATCTGGCAGTGCGATGCCAACGCGGTCTATCTTCATACCCGCGACAGCAATGGTAAGAAGAATCAGCAAGACAAGAACTTCCAGGGGTATGGTCGCTTCGAAACCGATTCGACTGGCGAATATCGCTTCCGCACGATCAAGCCGGTCCCCTACCCTGGCCGACCAGCCGGTCATATTCACTTCAAGGTATCGCAAGGTGACCAGGAACTCCTGACGTCACAAATCTTCATTCGAGGTTTCCAAGGCAATGCGACCGACGGTGTATTTCGCCGAGCCGGTGATCAGTCCGACCGCGAACTCGTTCAGGCTGACTTCAAACCACTGAAGGGATCGATGGTTGGAGAACTGGCCGCCAATTTTGATATCGTGCTTGGGAAAACCCCTGCCGATCGTCAACTTCAACCTCGTCGCTAA
- a CDS encoding quinol:cytochrome C oxidoreductase, giving the protein MTDDESIRLNPAWQSVRVVALAAGVVFLLLAMALGLMQEDKSYFFHTFLTSFVYFLSISLGALFFVPIHFLARAGWNVVVRRVAELMMQNLIPMSILFLVILLPVIFGSSSLFDWNNPELLVKGGKDYDQLIAHKEPYLNWGFFAIRAVIYFGAWIWIARYFFTNSLKQDGTGDKQITLNLQKNSSLAVIVFALTVTFASFDWLMSLDPHWFSTIFGVYFFAGCAVSFFAAITVILFLLQNDGKLVGIVTKEHYHDIGKYTFGFTLFWGYIAFSQYLLIWYANIPEETEWYLRRQEHGWAYVAIFLLLGQFFIPFFGVMSRHVRRNKYALTGWAIFILVMHYVDLYYIIMPQVGNAEGAPTFGLTDICCLLGIGGIYISSLIWFATDKPLVPIKDPRLNESLALQNH; this is encoded by the coding sequence GTGACGGATGATGAATCGATCCGCCTCAATCCGGCTTGGCAGTCGGTGCGGGTCGTCGCGCTCGCCGCTGGCGTCGTGTTCCTGCTTCTCGCCATGGCACTTGGCCTGATGCAGGAAGACAAATCCTACTTCTTCCATACATTCCTGACGAGCTTTGTCTACTTTCTCAGTATTTCGCTGGGAGCGTTGTTCTTTGTGCCGATTCACTTCCTCGCTCGGGCTGGCTGGAACGTTGTCGTTCGCCGCGTGGCCGAGTTGATGATGCAAAACCTGATCCCGATGTCGATACTTTTCCTCGTCATCCTCTTGCCGGTTATCTTTGGTAGTAGCTCGCTGTTCGATTGGAACAACCCTGAGTTATTGGTCAAAGGTGGCAAAGATTACGATCAACTGATCGCGCACAAAGAGCCCTATTTAAACTGGGGATTCTTTGCGATCCGGGCCGTCATTTATTTTGGAGCCTGGATTTGGATCGCTCGTTACTTCTTTACCAACTCGCTAAAGCAAGATGGTACCGGTGATAAGCAGATCACGCTGAACCTCCAAAAGAACAGTTCCCTCGCAGTCATCGTGTTTGCCCTGACGGTGACCTTTGCCTCATTCGATTGGCTGATGTCGCTTGACCCACACTGGTTTAGCACCATTTTCGGCGTTTACTTCTTCGCTGGTTGTGCGGTTAGCTTCTTTGCAGCGATCACGGTGATCCTGTTTTTACTACAGAATGACGGCAAACTCGTCGGTATTGTTACCAAAGAACATTACCACGACATCGGTAAATACACGTTCGGTTTTACCCTGTTCTGGGGTTACATTGCCTTCAGCCAATACTTGCTGATTTGGTACGCCAACATTCCGGAAGAAACCGAATGGTACCTTCGCCGCCAAGAACATGGCTGGGCTTACGTCGCCATCTTTTTGCTCCTAGGTCAGTTCTTCATTCCGTTCTTTGGTGTCATGTCCCGACATGTTCGCCGAAATAAGTACGCATTGACTGGCTGGGCAATATTCATCCTGGTGATGCACTATGTTGACCTTTACTACATCATCATGCCTCAAGTTGGTAACGCTGAAGGCGCGCCAACGTTTGGTTTGACCGATATCTGCTGTTTACTGGGAATTGGCGGCATTTACATCAGCTCGCTGATTTGGTTTGCCACGGACAAGCCGCTCGTACCGATCAAAGATCCACGATTAAACGAATCGCTGGCCCTTCAGAATCACTAA
- a CDS encoding quinol:electron acceptor oxidoreductase subunit ActD: MAQDSNNSDQKLIGLMAQFDDPDSLLVACEKVRRAGYTKTDAYTPFPLHGIDEALGIKPTILPWIVLSLGIFGGLAGLALQYYTNAFDYPFMISAKPTFSLPANIPVIFELVILHAAIAVFIGMLALNRLPTFSNPLFRVPEFARATDDKFFLTVDVTDNSYKPKKTRELFDSFRGQTAVLEVYEDPSEANLPPVLKYVGICAVVIAVIPPLLLWKAYNSTATVPRINPIRDMDVQLRADTQTTMPSMIFTDGRAMRPRIAGTVSRSDSLDSVFVTGIVSETAEQNVAFLQEEEKPTAEQPMEEKPAEAEAAQDNAEQPAAEAPAENAAPAAAPPAENEPNWVKFAPITVKPSTLERGRARYNIYCSVCHGLAGDGDGLVSQRAIEREQATWVPPTNLHTDYLLTQPDGKIFNTITHGIRKMKGYGDQIPPEDRWAIVTYVRALQKTRTGTVNEIPAVELKELEIKGQ; this comes from the coding sequence ATGGCACAAGATTCGAACAACTCCGACCAAAAGCTGATTGGGCTAATGGCACAGTTCGACGACCCCGACTCTTTGTTGGTGGCGTGCGAAAAAGTGCGTAGGGCAGGCTACACCAAGACCGATGCCTACACTCCCTTTCCGCTTCACGGTATCGACGAAGCACTCGGTATCAAACCAACCATCCTGCCTTGGATCGTGCTGAGCTTAGGCATTTTCGGTGGCTTGGCTGGCCTTGCTCTTCAATACTACACCAATGCGTTTGATTACCCGTTCATGATTTCGGCCAAGCCAACATTCAGCTTGCCGGCAAACATTCCGGTGATATTCGAATTGGTTATTTTGCACGCCGCGATTGCCGTTTTCATCGGTATGCTGGCACTCAATCGGCTGCCCACTTTCTCGAACCCACTTTTTCGAGTTCCTGAGTTTGCCCGCGCCACCGACGACAAGTTCTTCTTGACCGTTGATGTCACGGACAACTCATACAAGCCGAAAAAGACTCGCGAACTTTTTGATAGCTTCCGCGGTCAAACCGCTGTGCTCGAAGTTTATGAAGATCCGAGCGAAGCCAATCTACCTCCCGTCCTGAAATATGTTGGCATTTGTGCCGTCGTGATTGCTGTGATTCCACCACTGTTGCTGTGGAAAGCTTATAACTCGACTGCGACGGTGCCGCGTATCAATCCAATCCGAGATATGGATGTTCAGCTTCGGGCAGACACCCAAACCACCATGCCGTCGATGATCTTCACCGATGGCCGGGCCATGCGTCCCCGTATCGCAGGGACTGTTTCCCGCAGTGACTCGCTAGATTCCGTTTTCGTGACCGGTATTGTCTCGGAAACCGCTGAGCAAAACGTTGCTTTCCTTCAAGAGGAAGAAAAGCCAACAGCCGAGCAGCCCATGGAAGAGAAGCCAGCCGAAGCTGAGGCGGCCCAAGATAACGCGGAACAACCAGCAGCGGAAGCACCTGCCGAAAACGCCGCTCCAGCTGCTGCCCCACCTGCTGAAAACGAACCAAACTGGGTCAAGTTTGCCCCAATCACGGTTAAACCATCGACACTCGAACGAGGTCGAGCTCGCTACAACATCTACTGTTCTGTTTGCCACGGCCTGGCCGGGGACGGTGACGGTTTAGTGTCTCAACGAGCGATCGAACGGGAGCAGGCCACCTGGGTTCCTCCGACAAATTTGCATACCGACTACCTTCTGACACAACCGGACGGCAAGATCTTCAACACCATTACCCACGGCATCCGCAAGATGAAGGGTTACGGCGATCAGATTCCTCCGGAAGATCGCTGGGCAATCGTTACCTACGTACGAGCTCTGCAGAAGACGCGGACTGGCACGGTGAATGAGATTCCGGCCGTCGAGTTGAAAGAATTGGAAATTAAGGGTCAGTAA
- a CDS encoding cytochrome c oxidase subunit 3, which yields MLRNSFSAISMRREEYQAKFGFALFIASLTMFFLAGLVAFIAIGSFPKVIAIPVSSIPWPLTVGTLFMLGVSFTLHQAVVSVRREKQLRLRQWLWASVAVAIIFIFFQTIGLSELLESLAGAINAGKLQPQFGVVFFLVFVHGLHVIGGMLFLRWVIFRAYQHRYDHESHWAVDLCALYWHFLDVVWIVMLGTFLVTCQF from the coding sequence ATGCTCCGCAACTCTTTTTCGGCGATCTCGATGCGGCGTGAAGAATATCAGGCCAAATTCGGGTTCGCGTTGTTCATCGCATCGCTCACGATGTTCTTTCTCGCTGGCTTAGTCGCTTTCATCGCGATTGGATCTTTTCCCAAAGTCATTGCCATCCCAGTCAGCAGCATTCCCTGGCCACTTACGGTCGGAACGCTCTTTATGCTGGGCGTTAGCTTTACCTTGCATCAAGCCGTTGTCAGTGTTCGTCGCGAGAAGCAATTGCGTTTGCGACAATGGCTCTGGGCTTCGGTTGCCGTGGCGATCATCTTTATTTTCTTCCAAACAATCGGACTAAGCGAATTACTGGAAAGTCTGGCCGGGGCGATTAATGCTGGAAAGCTCCAGCCACAATTTGGCGTGGTCTTCTTTTTAGTGTTTGTCCATGGGCTACATGTGATCGGCGGAATGCTTTTTCTCCGCTGGGTGATCTTTCGGGCCTACCAACATCGCTACGACCACGAGAGCCACTGGGCTGTCGATCTTTGTGCCCTTTATTGGCACTTTCTCGATGTCGTGTGGATAGTTATGCTAGGCACGTTTTTGGTGACCTGCCAGTTTTAA